DNA sequence from the Malus domestica chromosome 11, GDT2T_hap1 genome:
TCCGAGCTAATCGTAATCTGCTGCCTTAGCAATATGACTTGAGAAGAAGATTCTACTACTAGAACCAACATAAAAAATTgtaacaaaaacataaaataatgaCTGCAGTTTGTGATActaaaagagtaaattgtagcaatagttcaTCAACTTTAACTggagtaatggtccctcaactaaaaattcattactattggttccttaactcatcaaaacatgtaaCTATAGTCATTTTCGTTAACTCCGTCAGTATTatatcaaaatgagttatgttggaataaccattgctacaattgggttaaagttaagggatcattgctctaatttggttaaagttgagtaattgtttctctagttggattaaagttaagagaccattaatacaatttttcttatttgatttttcatatttgcccATTGATTCACCCTCACATGCATGGTACGTAACTTATTTTGACGAAAGTTCTAATAGAGTTGACGAAATgaaccatagctgcacgttttgataagttgagggaccaatggtaattgatttttagttaagggaccattcctccaattggattaaagttgatggaCTAGTGCCACAATTTCCTCATATCGAAATGTGTGATAAATTAATTCTTttattccaacaaaaaaaaaaaaaactaattcgTATATTTTATTGGGTGGTTGTATTTTATGCATATtacaaaacagaaaaaaaaaattaaataaataaatgttatttagtattacgatctagtgatattcttctttacttgtaggtcttagattcgattctaaccaaaaacgaatttgaaccacatcatTATGGCTAATCCAGTGTGAGGCATAACCTACTTTCCCATACCTGAGTATAGATAAtactgtttattaaaaaaaaaaaaaagtatgggtGAATCAAGTCCTGCTTGGCGGCAATTCTTTTCAAAAACCGTTGAACAGGCAAGGACGAAAATAAACTGACAGATGTTGGTTACAACGGCTCCTCTAATTTGTCATTAGCTTAAACACTTGATATTTAATGTTGAACTTCAACCTTTCCCTCTGACCTTTTGGTGTCAtaatttcaaatatttgaaCAAAAGGTTGGCTACTACATAAAATAAATCGGCAATGTttgcttttgatttttgttgatCAAACTTCAATGCCTACTTGTGGGTCTCTCGGGTAGAGGCTTCAAAGTTTGAGTATTATGTAAAGAGTAATGTTAAAGAGATTAAAgtttgaaaactaaatgatatagaaattgatgattgatttaatacttaagcgttgataaacgtgcttatttttattagtgatacatcatttagtttgtaaattttgtctccaaatttagtctctctaacattacaCATCCAACAAATTCGAACGTACCATTAGACTATGAAGTCCTGCTCTCCTAAAGTCTTCATTTTGATGACCTATGAGAACCAAATGCATATTAATCGCAACATTATATTAGTTTATAACTAGATaaatgttattagcacttcaaaattttcattctacactcttcATAAgtgtctttttcttttctaatatagaaagtttagagtgtaaaatgtgatttttggagtgctaataacaattctctatATCTAAATGCTTAAAATATGCGACAATTTCAGAGAAATTTTATTCAAACTCATTTATCTTTATTCTACACCTAACTTATCATTTTTTATCTTGAAGTTTCGAGTGTGTCCAACAATTCTCTTTCAACtctaaaatgaaaaagaacaaaaaataaaattctagcACCATAAATCTCCGGCCACCCCCATCTCTCCAATTTCCAAACCCCAACCACCACCAATTTCTACTCTTCCCCAATCGCCACTGCCACCTTCTCTATCACCCACAATGAAAACCCCTAAGGTCTCATCCATCACTAACCCTCTCCCGATCTTTCCCTAGCTACACAAACTTCCACGCAGTAACTATCAACCAATTGAATCTAACTATGTTGGACTTGAGTGTACGTAATATGTGGAGAATCACAATTTTAGTaatatcataatttttttttcaaaagaaacatTGTCATGAATGTCTTTTGGGTCTTTTAATGCTGGGTTGTTAGGGGGTAAGGTtctccaaattttcaaattgttgTGGGTGGTAGGGAAGATGGTGGTGGGGGGGTTCGGGATGGGTAGAGATTGGGGTGGTTGGGGGTTGGACAAATGTGGTGGCCAGAGTTGCCTATTGTtgaattcttttattttattttattatatatatatatattttttttttattttattgttattgttGGGTGTATAAAGAGAATTATTGGGCACATTCGAAATTTCAAGATAAAAAATGATAAGTTTGGTGAAGAAAGAGAATAATGAATTATTTTGATATGTTAAGTTGTCAAACATTTTAAACATTTGGATCAAAActaatataattttgaagttAATATGCATTTAGTCCTTACAGGTTAAAATGAAGACCTTAAAAAGCCAGGACTGTTAGGCTATGACATGCGCCACTTAATACTACCATCTTAAAAAATAGAGTGACAAATATAAATCaatattttaacaaaaagttaGGTAGGACAAAAATTACGATGCAAATTTTGgcaatgttttctttcaatttatgTTGAACAGAGTCCAAGACAtgcgccacttagtactacaattcaatgatattcttctttacttgtaaataagagatcttaggttcgattctcgccaaagtcgaatttgaaccacattattactagttcaTTGTAAAATTTAGCCTACCTTTTTTtctttagtataaataatatcatttgttcaagaCATGCACACTTGTAGATCCTTTGGCTAATAGGATGCTCAAACTTAGAGGAGGCTGCAAATTTGAGCATCCGACAAACCCGTACATTTCCCATTTTATGGGCCAAGTAATTAATAAAGTTGTGAGAAAAAAAACCCTATATTGAGGACTTTTTAAATATTCAcaaaaatattatataaaaaaaacatcaatgctttttgccttgccttgcctTGCCTAAGATGTCGCATTGGCGCTGAGCAGTTGATTACCGTTCGATTAATTTATAgtcgtttgaaaattaaaaaatgacgCTTAAACCTGCTGAGGTTGCAACTAGAtaacttttagttttttaattttattttttacaataaattgtaaaagactTGTTAAATATTTGGATGAACActtattatatgcttgttccctatgttttgaatatattttaatattttataatctatatgttgttctattttacaatttatgtatCCCAATACAAAATATACATTTTTACTAAGTATGagtagacatttatttatatattatataataaatctAATTAAAACTAGCATACGTCTATACACTTTGTGTGTTTGAATACTTTTaacttttgttttaaaattggagtaagagagggaaagagagaacgTGGATgagagtgagaggttttagttttagttttttttattttttaatattaaatatatCTTAACATCATCTATAGatgaggtttcaataaaaaacagtaaatttggatatgtgaaattacattattgccatCATTTTTTTGGTGTGATAGAAGGCTAAATAgttttttcaccctcttttcGTTAACAAAGAGAGCTCTATTGATCGGTAATTTAGATTAAAAAAACCATCTAGCTTCTCCTAGACACATAGGCGCTAAATCACTTCTTGCCGCCCAACTAGcgccttttagaaccttgaataTCAGCTTGTTTGTCTCAATTTGATTGTATTCATAACAATTCACAATCTAAACGGTTCTCGTGTGAAAAATATTAGGGTTTATATACTCCAACAAGCTTTCCAGTTGTTTCATTCTCTATTATTATTTGACAGATTTCTTTGAAAAAATCTTAGGCATTTCGTTTACATCGAGCTAGAAAACTTTGGTCGATAACTTTTAGTGTAGACCCTAAGTCATTGTttaataattgttttttcttcaatttcccCCAAGACCAACCTAGCAGTTCTGTAATTTAAGTAGAATTGAGTGCTTTCCATCTCACAGGgcaattacaaaagaaaaataccgACTCTAATGAGCATTCTTTTTTACAGGTCAATTATAGTTTAACATGTACGTACAAACTTGTTTTTTCAAATGAATCGCTTTAGTATGTGTCAGTTTGTGAAGGCAAGAAGGAATGACTTTGTAATGGCGGTCTAATCAGGTTATTCGTAATGAGACCTCTATTAGAAAAATATGAGATTTTATGTATTTTATGACTCATTTGAAATTGCTTTTAAGATGACTGAAAACGCTTTTGGTGATatttttttgggttccaaaagcaatTAAAAGTGATTCATGCAAAAAGTTACAgttatgtgtttcttgcaggaaaGTATAAGAACCCTGTATTTTGGTCACAATCAACCTCATAATGTTTCCACTCAGTGTAAAAACTTCTCAGGTTAAGTTACTCTACCAAAAGTTCCTGTAAGAAACCAAGTGGTGTTCACTTTGCCTTTTATTGTGCAGCAAAAATTTTGTTATCGACCAAATAGACGTGTGATTGCTGCTTATTGTGCGTACATGGACATATGCTTCCATCATATTCTATAAAAACAACTCACCATGCACCTTAGAATAAACTCTTTTCCTATCTACTAGCTAGgttttcctcctcctcctcctcctcctcactaACTACTAATCTCTTTCACTCTAAACTCTTAAGGCCTAAAAAAAACATGGCAAGCAGCAGTGACTCGGCCTACCACTGCGGCAAATCGCTCCTCGACGAACTTGACACCGGCCTCCGAGCTAAGAGAAGGTGGCGGATGGCCTTTTTGGCATTACGTGTTGTCCACGTCATGCTTGAGCTTCCCAAGATAGTATCCAGGACAAAAAAATATGGAGACGATGAAACTGGTCGCTACAGTTTTGTGGTCGACTTTGATGATCATGAAGATGCTGGACTTGCAGAAATTGTGAGGGAAAAGAACTCGGCTGCTACACAAAGGTActactttcaattttcaatttttaatttgtatccTTAAAAATTTTGCAACATATATCAAacattaaaattaatattttcacAAGAAGAGCGATAAGTAAAACTAAGCTGAATTTTCAACACGCTTTTCCCTATTAACCTAAATATTAAACTTATTGAGTTGGTGGTTTATCATTGTCCGTAACATGTTTACTTATTTGgaacaaaaaaaggaaagaggATTGTGTTTTCATTTCAAATATTTCACTTTCAATTCAAGTCAATTCACTATGTAATCGCACTAATAAGGGAATCAAGTCATGTGGGCCTAATAAAAACTCAATAATCCTACTTCAGGATTTTGCAAGAATGAGACTTTTGTGGAAAGGCTTGCGAGTGTATAGGAAACCACACATTCTAAATTATCTTTCACTTGTTTGTAAGGTGATGATATCCACAcacatttttactttttgtacatctcttattaatttttgttctttgatATTCTTTAATTTATCTGAACCGACAGCTGATAATTGAGAAGAACGTGCGAGTGTGAGAGATAAAAAGTGGCGTGTGAATAGCATCATCATTTTTATattggacttggattctctgccctcccaattcggtgccctccccgtgccctcctgtttgtgtggtcacggttaaatcacgtcaatattttatattactattttttttttgtcttattatttttataaaaaacaatataaaatgttagcatggattaaccgtgaccacacaaaacaggagggcacggggagggcaccgaaatggaagggcagagaatccaagtcctttTATATTACCGTTGGTTTGAAATATGTACTCACATGTAGAAATTGACAATTTCAACTCTTAGAACCATTAGTGTACCATCATACTTTTAATAAAGAAGGGAGATAGTGGTACAACCATTATTGTTTAGTTTTCCTTCCATGGACCACCACAAGAGGGGAAATTTCCAACCCTTTTCATGCCATTACACGTAGTACAAGAAACCTTTTGATTTAGGGTGATTGACCACACAATTGAATGATAGACCTTAGAAAAAGGGACCCGGCATCTCTACCCTTCCACTTTTCATACACTTTTatcctcttttatttttataatcacggttaaatcacgtcaacattttatattactattactttttatcttattatctctataaaaaatcaatataaaatattgacgtgacttaatcgtgaccgcacaaaataaaaggaatgagAGTGTATGAAAAGTGAGAGGACAGAGAAGTCGGGTCGTAGAAAAAGACCCACCAAGCAAAAGTTTGGAGGGAGTAGTTTTCCATTTCACAAGAGAAATACAAATACAATGCGAGAACAACGTTATTCATGTACGCATCGGGTTCTATACTTGTATTGTGTTCAGATCGTGTCATTGGTGTCGTGTCACATATTGCAACATTTTACATGATTGATTGAATTTGGCTATAATAAAAACAAAGTAAGATTTTCTCCCATTTCCTccagacaaggattgtctgccctcttaatcgtgaccacacaaaacaggagggcacggtagggcagacaatccttgtcaaTTTCCTCCCTCATCTCAcactttcttttttgtctttCTCTCTATAAAGAAATTACAAAATGTTTGAAGAAAGTTAaggttccactataaaaccaattgacaatatgaggaGTAGTCCAACTTCTTATAAGCATATGCAATATCTCTCATCCCATCAATGTAGGACTCATTCTGAACAATGTTGACATTGTGTAATCATAACCATTCAAGtaggaaaggaggaaagggaaGAGAGATAAAAAAAGGGAGAGAATTATACTCCTAGAAACACTGCAACATACACATAAGAATGAAGTTTTTAATTTGTTGAACTAGGCTTACTTCTTGACTTTATTTACTTAACCGTGAACTCTTCAAAGTTCTAACTACTGACAAACTATGTTAAGCAGCCACGATTCGCCTTATGGTTATGAAAAAATGCTCCTcgacatcaccaccaccaccctcaCCAGAGCCAAGATGAGATGGCGCATGGCCTACGCAGCAATATATGCTGTTCGGGCAATGCTTTCGCTTCCCAGAGAGCTTCTAAACAAGAGAAACAACTACAAAAAGGACCCCGAGATCTTGCACTCTTATTCTTACCCTGCACTGGACGTGAAACCAAGCACTGCCCACCAAGATATCAATACTGAAACTGATCGCCGTAGTTCCCTCCCCAACATTGAATTTGATCATGCAGGACTCgtacaaatggtgaaggataaAGACTTGGCTGCTCTAAATGAGTCTGGAGGAGTTATCGGCGTGGCCACTTCTCTTGGGACAAACCCTAAAAATGGAATTCATGGAAATGAGTTAGAAGTCAACAGAAGGCGTGAAATCTTTGGTTCAAACACCTACCACAGGCAGCCTCCAAAAGGGTTGCTCTACTTTGTCCTCGACGCTTTAAAAGACACAACAATTCTGATCCTATGTGTCTGTGCGGCACTTTCTCTCGGATTTGGAATCAAAGAGCATGGAGCGGATGAAGGCTGGTACGAGGGAGGGAGCATCTTTGTTGCTGTATTCATTGTCATTGTTGTCTCAGCTCTCAGTAACTTCAGACAAGAATTACAGTTCAACAAGTTGTCTAAAATCAGTAGCAACATCAAAGTTGAGGTATTTAGAGACAGACAAAGACAAGAAATCTCCATCTTTGATATTGTAGTTGGAGATGTTGTGGTTCTGAACATGGGAGATCAAATACCTGCAGACGGATTGTTCTTAGATGGGTATTCCTTACAAGTGGACGAGTCAAGCATGACGGGAGAGAGTGACCATGTTGAAGTTGATTCCACCGAGAACCCCTTCCTGTTCTCCGGTACAAAGGTGGTAGATGGCCATGCTCGAATGCTCGTCACATCAGTTGGGATGAACACCGCATGGGGAGAAATGATGAGCTCAATATCGCAGGACTCAAATGAAAGAACACCATTACAAGCAAGGCTTGACAAACTAACCTCTTCTATTGGAAAGGTGGGCCTTGCAGTTGCCTTACTAGTTCTTGTGGTCTTGTTGATTCGTTACTTCACTGGTAACACAAAAGATGAGTATGGACATACGGAGTATAGTGGTAGCAACAAAGACATAGATAGTGTGTTGAGCGGAGTAGTTCGCATTGTTTCCGCTGCAGTCACTATTGTGGTTGTGGCAATCCCGGAAGGTCTGCCCTTGGCCGTCACATTAACACTTGCTTACTCAATGAAAAGAATGATGAAAGATCAGGCTATGGTCAGAAAACTACAAGCTTGTGAGACGATGGGATCAGCAACCGTTATTTGTACTGACAAAACAGGAACTTTGACAAAAAATGAAATGGAAGTGACTAAATTTTGTCTTGGCcaagaagaaattgaaaaagataatTCAATCACACCAAATGTTTGTGAATTATTTCATCAAGGAGTTGGCTTGAACACGACCGGAAGTGTTTACATACCTCTTTTAGGATCAAAACCTGAAATTTCTGGTAGTCCAACAGAGAAAGCAATTCTCTATTGGGCCGTTTCGGATTTGGGTATGGACATGGAAAAGTTGAAGCCTAGATATGACATTCTTCATGTTGAAACGTTCAACTCAGATAAGAAACGAAGTGGGGTTCTTATACAAAAGAAGGATGACAACACCATCCATGTGCACTGGAAAGGAGCTGCTGAGATGATAGTTGCAATGTGCTCGAGTTATTATGAAACCAACGGAACTATAAAGTCCCTGAATGAAGAAGGGAGGTCAAAAATTGAGAATATAATCCAAGCCATGGCAGCTAAAAGCCTCCGGTGCATTGCTTTTGCTCATACTCAAATTTtagaaaaagaaattgaataTAGCGACGATAACAAGACCCACCCAAAGCTGAAAGAAGATGGATTATTTTTGCTAGGGGTAGTTGGTCTCAAAGATCCATGCCGGGCAGGAGTCACCGATGCTGTGAGAATTTGCATGTCTGCAGGCGTGCAAATCAAAATGATTACTGGAGACAATGTTTTCACAGCTAAAGCTATAGCTACAGAATGTGGAATACTAAAGACTGAGGACGCAACAAATGGTGATCAAGTGATAGAAGGAGCAGAATTCCGAAACTACACACACGAAGAGAGAATGAAAAAGGTCAATCAAATTCGCGTGATGGCAAGATCTTCCCCGTTCGACAAGCTATTGATGGTGCAGTGTTTGAGGCAGAAAGGACATGTGGTTGCAGTCACAGGAGATGGCACAAATGATGCTCCTGCACTG
Encoded proteins:
- the LOC103448927 gene encoding calcium-transporting ATPase 12, plasma membrane-type-like; translated protein: MASSSDSAYHCGKSLLDELDTGLRAKRRWRMAFLALRVVHVMLELPKIVSRTKKYGDDETGRYSFVVDFDDHEDAGLAEIVREKNSAATQSHDSPYGYEKMLLDITTTTLTRAKMRWRMAYAAIYAVRAMLSLPRELLNKRNNYKKDPEILHSYSYPALDVKPSTAHQDINTETDRRSSLPNIEFDHAGLVQMVKDKDLAALNESGGVIGVATSLGTNPKNGIHGNELEVNRRREIFGSNTYHRQPPKGLLYFVLDALKDTTILILCVCAALSLGFGIKEHGADEGWYEGGSIFVAVFIVIVVSALSNFRQELQFNKLSKISSNIKVEVFRDRQRQEISIFDIVVGDVVVLNMGDQIPADGLFLDGYSLQVDESSMTGESDHVEVDSTENPFLFSGTKVVDGHARMLVTSVGMNTAWGEMMSSISQDSNERTPLQARLDKLTSSIGKVGLAVALLVLVVLLIRYFTGNTKDEYGHTEYSGSNKDIDSVLSGVVRIVSAAVTIVVVAIPEGLPLAVTLTLAYSMKRMMKDQAMVRKLQACETMGSATVICTDKTGTLTKNEMEVTKFCLGQEEIEKDNSITPNVCELFHQGVGLNTTGSVYIPLLGSKPEISGSPTEKAILYWAVSDLGMDMEKLKPRYDILHVETFNSDKKRSGVLIQKKDDNTIHVHWKGAAEMIVAMCSSYYETNGTIKSLNEEGRSKIENIIQAMAAKSLRCIAFAHTQILEKEIEYSDDNKTHPKLKEDGLFLLGVVGLKDPCRAGVTDAVRICMSAGVQIKMITGDNVFTAKAIATECGILKTEDATNGDQVIEGAEFRNYTHEERMKKVNQIRVMARSSPFDKLLMVQCLRQKGHVVAVTGDGTNDAPALKEADIGLSMGIQGTEVAKESSDIIILDDNFNSVATVLRWGRCVYNNIQKFIQFQLTVNVAALVINFIAAVSSGDVPLTAVQLLWVNLIMDTLGALALATERPTDELMQKKPVGRSAPLITNIMWRNLLCQALYQIAILLTLQFSGDSIFNVTDAVNDTMIFNTFVLCQIFNEFNSRSMEKQNVFKGIHRNKLFMGIVGTTIVLQFVMVEFLKKFADTERLTLLQWVTCIGIAAVSWPIGWIVKLMPVPDEPFFKTIKKLLRFKRNV